One Streptomyces hundungensis DNA segment encodes these proteins:
- a CDS encoding ATP/GTP-binding protein, with protein MDTEGTYDARGTRSGSVPRPAGPPPRPALPPRPAEGPTNGPTTLGDWLRTPRAAAEPGLWRFGHKPRPDADPERVPDRALLVGALVALLAGTLVWSLWTNGYVPHSRVLLELFTPAEWWRYPRPPEALTAIEVYNSLFAALLIYVFGRMGNWLEVFRRYAVDCPQPERTLRTALAGAVAVWLVIGTSLFPFFFTIWNLFPLSWTTGNGDRTVATFVNYGLYALVGGAVLWPFAKAGDWLGQLRKRTAAPPAQHPGAPAPVTSPADWPQLRAAGLGDAADRLVAEERSGRMNDVDCVRIRRAWATVKADPSRLGAFTEAVAAQGARACLHPSGDRDLPARAATHDLLTSQVRLGRYPDAERTPPARRGAGAALDPGSLGSSLLAIGPFGAGKTRHLVRPVVESLALQALAGKAAVVAVCAAGTPLGPDDGYDVVVKPGDASSAYDLDLYGGATDPDEAAALLAEAFAGDLAEVDPRRAATVLAQLLGPYRAAHGRFPSVTVLRELLDGSPGVLEELRARLDGEKHRAYHRELDARERQLGTPGDPGLALAARVAVLDRPAFEGFFDTTGQSRPFSLRSLEHPLRVRIDVPERGHPEAAHLLTRLILAQFTAGATARRDRSLFAFLALDDATHAVTAESVRSLQRLRNCNAGVLLTLRALGDVPEQLHTSLLGSVGCHMAFSGVTTWDGRLFAQAWGTEWVETTEVAKHTVFADQPLTRAVHALRKLVTGKAVTTDAVTVRTVERERWSASELAHQVPAGHAVLSLTTVKGEHAPPLLVDLRG; from the coding sequence ATGGACACCGAAGGCACGTACGACGCACGCGGCACCCGTTCGGGGTCGGTCCCGCGCCCCGCCGGACCGCCTCCGCGCCCGGCGCTGCCGCCCCGGCCCGCCGAGGGCCCAACGAACGGTCCCACCACCCTCGGCGACTGGCTGCGCACCCCGCGCGCGGCGGCCGAGCCGGGCCTGTGGCGCTTCGGCCACAAGCCGCGGCCCGACGCCGACCCGGAGCGCGTCCCCGACCGGGCCCTGCTCGTGGGCGCGCTCGTCGCCCTGCTCGCGGGCACTCTCGTCTGGTCCCTGTGGACCAACGGTTACGTCCCGCACAGCCGGGTCCTGCTGGAACTGTTCACGCCCGCCGAGTGGTGGCGCTACCCCCGCCCGCCCGAGGCGCTGACCGCGATCGAGGTCTACAACAGCCTCTTCGCCGCGCTGCTGATCTACGTGTTCGGCCGGATGGGCAACTGGCTGGAGGTGTTCCGCCGGTACGCCGTCGACTGCCCCCAGCCCGAGCGGACCCTGCGCACCGCTCTCGCGGGCGCGGTGGCGGTCTGGCTCGTCATCGGGACCAGCCTCTTCCCGTTCTTCTTCACCATCTGGAACCTGTTCCCGCTCTCCTGGACCACCGGCAACGGCGACCGCACGGTGGCCACCTTCGTCAACTACGGCCTGTACGCGCTGGTCGGCGGGGCCGTGCTGTGGCCCTTCGCCAAGGCGGGCGACTGGCTGGGCCAGCTGCGCAAGCGCACGGCGGCGCCCCCGGCGCAGCACCCCGGCGCACCTGCCCCCGTGACCTCCCCCGCCGACTGGCCCCAGCTGCGGGCCGCGGGGCTCGGCGACGCCGCCGACCGGCTGGTGGCCGAGGAGCGGTCGGGGCGCATGAACGACGTCGACTGCGTACGGATCCGGCGGGCCTGGGCGACCGTCAAGGCCGACCCGTCCCGGCTCGGCGCGTTCACCGAGGCCGTCGCGGCCCAGGGCGCGCGGGCCTGTCTGCACCCCTCGGGCGACCGCGATCTGCCCGCCCGCGCGGCCACCCACGACCTGCTCACCTCGCAGGTCCGGCTCGGCCGCTACCCCGACGCGGAGCGCACCCCGCCGGCCCGCCGGGGCGCGGGCGCCGCGCTCGACCCGGGCTCGCTCGGCTCCTCGCTGCTCGCCATCGGACCGTTCGGCGCGGGCAAGACCCGGCACCTGGTGCGGCCCGTCGTCGAATCGCTCGCGCTCCAGGCGCTCGCCGGCAAGGCCGCCGTCGTCGCGGTGTGCGCCGCGGGCACCCCGCTCGGCCCCGACGACGGCTACGACGTGGTCGTCAAGCCCGGCGACGCCTCCTCCGCGTACGACCTCGACCTGTACGGCGGCGCCACCGACCCCGACGAGGCCGCGGCGCTGCTCGCCGAGGCGTTCGCCGGAGATCTGGCCGAGGTCGACCCGCGCCGCGCCGCGACGGTGCTGGCCCAGCTCCTCGGCCCCTACCGCGCGGCCCACGGCCGCTTCCCCTCCGTCACCGTGCTGCGCGAGCTCCTCGACGGCTCGCCCGGCGTCCTTGAGGAGCTCAGGGCCCGGCTCGACGGCGAGAAGCACCGCGCCTACCACCGTGAACTCGACGCCAGGGAACGGCAGTTGGGCACACCGGGCGACCCGGGGCTCGCGCTCGCGGCACGCGTCGCGGTGCTCGACCGCCCCGCCTTCGAGGGCTTCTTCGACACCACCGGCCAGAGCCGGCCCTTCTCGCTGCGCTCCCTCGAACATCCGCTACGGGTCCGCATCGACGTACCCGAACGCGGTCACCCCGAGGCCGCGCACCTGCTGACCCGGCTGATCCTGGCCCAGTTCACGGCGGGCGCCACCGCCCGCCGGGACCGCTCCCTCTTCGCCTTCCTGGCCCTCGACGACGCCACCCACGCCGTCACCGCCGAGTCCGTACGGTCCCTGCAACGGCTGCGGAACTGCAACGCCGGGGTGCTGCTCACGCTGCGGGCGCTCGGCGACGTCCCCGAGCAGCTGCACACCTCACTGCTCGGCTCGGTCGGCTGCCACATGGCGTTCTCCGGGGTCACCACCTGGGACGGGCGGCTCTTCGCCCAGGCGTGGGGCACCGAATGGGTGGAGACCACCGAGGTCGCCAAGCACACCGTCTTCGCCGACCAGCCGCTCACCCGGGCCGTCCACGCGCTGCGCAAACTCGTCACCGGCAAGGCGGTCACCACCGACGCCGTCACCGTGCGCACGGTCGAGCGGGAACGCTGGTCGGCCTCCGAGCTCGCCCACCAGGTGCCCGCGGGGCACGCGGTGCTCTCGCTGACCACCGTGAAGGGGGAGCACGCGCCGCCGCTCCTCGTGGACCTGCGCGGATGA
- a CDS encoding PucR family transcriptional regulator: MPPTLASLVQHSALKLTVRAGHEHLDRPVRWAHVSELADPVPYMEGGELLLITAMKLDAEDPQAMRRYVRRLSRAGVVGLGFAIGVTYDTVPDALLDAAREEGLPLLEVPRRTPFLAISKEVSAAISADQYRAVTAGFEAQRELTKAALFDGPAALIAKLAAHVEGWAALYDTSGAVVAAAPDWAARRAARLTADVARLRERTAPASVVVGDADEASGDRVELQSLGTGRRVRGALAVGTGAPLGTAERYAVHSAVALLTLTTERSRSLQAAEQRLGAAILRMLLSGQQDHARAVAGDLYGGLLDAPFRLVIAELAGEADPAGLGALAETMESAAARCGETVLVVPEARRLVVLAADGGEAVAACLAHAGAEGEDLVIGLSAPAGPIAAASAYKQAEQALSVARRRGKPLVEHEDLVAGSVLPLLADDAVRAFADGMLRALYEHDATGRGDLVASLRAWLSRHGQWDAAAADLGVHRHTLRYRMRRVEEILGRSLDDPDVRMELWLALKATSAPDS; the protein is encoded by the coding sequence ATGCCCCCCACGCTCGCCTCGCTCGTCCAGCACTCGGCGCTCAAGCTCACCGTGCGCGCGGGGCACGAGCACCTGGACCGCCCGGTGCGCTGGGCCCACGTCAGCGAACTCGCCGACCCCGTCCCGTACATGGAGGGCGGCGAACTCCTGCTCATCACCGCGATGAAGCTGGACGCCGAGGACCCCCAGGCGATGCGCCGCTATGTGCGCCGGCTGTCCAGGGCCGGAGTGGTCGGGCTCGGCTTCGCCATCGGCGTCACCTACGACACCGTGCCGGACGCGCTGCTCGACGCCGCCCGCGAGGAGGGCCTGCCGCTCCTGGAGGTGCCCCGGCGCACGCCGTTCCTGGCCATCTCCAAAGAGGTCTCCGCGGCCATCTCCGCCGACCAGTACCGCGCGGTCACCGCCGGCTTCGAAGCCCAGCGCGAACTGACGAAGGCGGCGCTCTTCGACGGCCCGGCCGCCCTCATCGCCAAGCTCGCCGCGCACGTCGAGGGCTGGGCCGCCCTGTACGACACCTCCGGCGCGGTCGTGGCCGCCGCACCCGACTGGGCCGCGCGCCGCGCCGCCCGGCTCACCGCGGACGTCGCCCGGCTGCGCGAGCGCACCGCCCCCGCCAGCGTGGTCGTGGGCGACGCCGACGAGGCATCCGGGGACCGGGTCGAGCTCCAGTCGCTCGGCACCGGGCGCCGGGTGCGCGGCGCGCTCGCCGTCGGCACGGGGGCGCCGCTGGGCACCGCGGAGCGCTACGCCGTCCACTCGGCGGTCGCCCTGCTCACCCTCACCACCGAACGCTCCCGCTCGCTCCAGGCGGCCGAACAACGCCTGGGCGCGGCGATCCTGCGCATGCTGCTCTCCGGGCAGCAGGACCATGCCCGCGCGGTCGCGGGGGACCTGTACGGCGGGCTCCTGGACGCGCCGTTCCGCCTGGTCATCGCCGAACTCGCGGGCGAGGCCGACCCGGCCGGGCTCGGCGCGCTCGCCGAGACCATGGAATCGGCCGCGGCCCGCTGCGGCGAGACCGTCCTCGTGGTGCCGGAGGCGAGGCGCCTGGTCGTGCTGGCCGCGGACGGGGGCGAGGCGGTCGCGGCGTGCCTGGCCCACGCGGGCGCGGAGGGCGAGGACCTCGTCATCGGGCTCTCCGCGCCGGCCGGGCCCATAGCGGCGGCCTCCGCCTACAAACAGGCCGAGCAGGCGCTCTCGGTCGCCCGCCGGCGCGGCAAGCCGCTGGTCGAGCACGAGGACCTGGTGGCGGGCTCCGTCCTTCCGCTCCTCGCGGACGATGCGGTGCGGGCGTTCGCGGACGGGATGCTGCGGGCGCTGTACGAGCACGACGCGACGGGGCGGGGCGATCTGGTGGCCTCGCTGCGGGCGTGGCTCTCGCGGCACGGGCAGTGGGATGCGGCGGCGGCGGACCTTGGTGTGCACCGGCACACCTTGCGGTACCGGATGCGGCGGGTGGAGGAGATCCTGGGGCGGTCCCTGGACGACCCCGACGTCCGCATGGAACTCTGGCTGGCCCTAAAGGCAACCTCGGCCCCCGACAGCTGA